In Daphnia magna isolate NIES linkage group LG6, ASM2063170v1.1, whole genome shotgun sequence, the following are encoded in one genomic region:
- the LOC116924864 gene encoding nuclear RNA export factor 1 has product MPKGFHRGKPSNRRTDRFIEDSMVQNEKVYYNHDNRETSEKQKFRSSFKSGRIDRNRSRPVENTRLQRIIEQQDIDMAGSSSHGDSHSRHAPYSRPGGRKSNHTRPQQSSRGGSSWSKVTIPYGKKFEKDFILKTLLNASKVSFIPIYYHIEGNNAVFFIEDSSAAEALSTLNKQITLHDGFKLIILVKWSPAPNLPINEELKGKIKQVMSRRYDPLTKTLNLSQFHLDEELCTDYYTPLSRENVMQSVMQIIGEHIPDVQAIDLSNNKIYSVDQMRPLLTKATFLKSLNLGNNKLGQITSLDRLQGLKLEELILNQNPLCDRFTDQSSYISAVRKRFPKLMKLDGVDLPPVISFDIGTEDVSLPPSNGSWFVSDEARQIVLVFLEQYLTVYDSDDRQPLLNAYYDSATMSLTCSYPPGQTASASSRLDAYMKDSRNLKRVDDVNRRYRLLQQGKVDIVSFLSKLPKTLHDPSSLVVDVPVSSSHLIVMSVTGIFRERVERHSHIRWFQRIFVIIPSSGGGFCIVNEQIHITCATPEQMKASFKEPNVPAAIPAPSLASALPVPEPQTSASVIDPVLQQQMVASFSEQSGMNTAWSLKCLEENGWVFDRAAFVFTELKAANQIPPEAFIK; this is encoded by the exons ATGCCTAAAGGATTTCATCGTGGAAAACCCAGCAATAGGAGAACCGATAGGTTCATCGAAGACAGTATGgtccaaaatgaaaaagtttaCTACA ATCATGATAACCGTGAAACTTCAGAAAAACAGAAGTTTCGCTCGAGTTTCAAGAGTGGTAGAATTGATCGAAATCGTTCCAGACCTGTGGAAAACACTAGATTACAAAGAATTATTGAACAGCAAGATATTGATATGGCGGGAAGTTCATCACATGGAGATTCTCATTCTAGaca TGCCCCTTATTCTAGACCTGGAGGCAGAAAAAGTAACCATACAAGACCACAACAAAGTTCCAGAGGGGGCTCTTCTTGGAGTAAAGTCACG ATACCCTATGGAAAGAAATTTGAGAAAGATTTCATTCTGAAAACTTTGCTTAATGCTTCAAAAGTATCATTCATTCCAATTTAT taTCACATTGAAGGGAACAATGCTGTATTCTTCATTGAAGACTCATCTGCAGCTGAGGCATTATCCACGTTAAACAAGCAAATTACGTTACATGATGGTTTCAAG TTAATCATTCTAGTAAAGTGGAGCCCAGCACCAAACCTACCAATAAATGAAGAgttaaagggaaaaattaaacaagTTATGAGCCGTCGTTATGATCCCCTTACAAAAACGTTAAACCTCTCTCAGTTTCACTTGGATGAAG AACTATGCACAGATTATTATACACCCCTTAGTCGAGAGAATGTCATGCAATCAGTAATGCAAATTATTGGGGAGCATATACCAGATGTCCAAGCTATAGATTTGTCCAATAACAAAATCTACAGTGTGGATCAAATGAGACCGTTACTGACAAAAGCGACTTTCTTGAAATCTTTGAATTTGGGCAACAACAAGCTTGGCCAAATTACTTCGCTTGATCGTTTACAGGGATTGAAATTAGAAGAATTGATTCTTAATCAAAACCCTCTTTGCGATCGTTTCACTGACCAAAGCAGTTATATAAG CGCCGTAAGGAAACGCTTCCCAAAGTTGATGAAATTG GATGGCGTTGACCTGCCTCCAGTGATATCCTTTGATATTGGGACAGAGGACGTTTCATTGCCACCATCTAATGGTAGCTGGTTCGTTTCAGACGAGGCACGCCAGATAGTTCTCGTGTTCTTGGAACAATATCTCACCGTGTACGACTCGGATGACCGTCAACCCCTTTTAAATGCATACTATGATTCTGCTACTATGTCACTGACATGTTCTTATCCACCGGGACAGACAGCCAGTGCATCCTCCAG GTTGGACGCTTACATGAAAGACAGTCGCAACCTGAAACGAGTCGATGATGTCAATCGCCGATACCGGTTGCTTCAACAAGGCAAAGTCGAtatagtttcttttttatcaaaattaCCCAAGACTTTGCATGATCCTAGCAGCCTAGTAGTGGATGTACCTGTCTCATCG AGCCACCTTATTGTAATGTCCGTGACGGGTATTTTCCGTGAGCGAGTTGAGAGGCATTCTCATATACGTTGGTTCCAACGGATATTCGTCATCATTCCAAGTTCTGGTGGGGGTTTTTGCATCGTTAATGAGCAAATTCATATTACGTGCGCAACTCCTGAACAAATGAAAGCTTCTTTCAAAG AACCTAATGTTCCTGCGGCAATTCCGGCTCCATCTTTAGCTTCTGCTTTGCCGGTTCCTGAACCACAAACGAGTGCTAGCGTAATAGATCCAGTCCTTCAGCAGCAAATGGTGGCATCGTTCTCCGAGCAATCTGGGATGAATACGGCATGGTCGTTAAA GTGTTTGGAGGAAAATGGATGGGTTTTCGATCGGGCTGCCTTTGTTTTCACTGAGCTGAAAGCTGCCAATCAGATCCCACCTGAAGCGTTCATCAAATAG